A genomic segment from Malus domestica chromosome 05, GDT2T_hap1 encodes:
- the LOC103440799 gene encoding probable aquaporin PIP2-8 encodes MSKEVSEEGRAHHHGKDYTDPPPAPLIDFDELRRWSFYRALIAEFVATLLFLYITVATVIGHKNSLGDCGGVGLLGIAWAFGGMIFVLVYCTAGISGGHINPAVTFGLFLARKVSLIRAVAYMVAQCLGAIVGVGLVKAFQKHKYNSVGGGANSVASGYSKGTALGAEIIGTFVLVYTVFSATDPKRSARDSHVPVLAPLPIGFAVFIVHLATIPITGTGINPARSFGAAVIYNNDKIWDDHWIFWVGPFVGALAAAAYHQYILRAAALKALGSFRSNPTN; translated from the exons ATGTCCAAGGAAGTGAGCGAGGAGGGACGAGCCCACCACCATGGGAAGGACTACACCGACCCACCGCCAGCTCCCCTCATCGACTTCGACGAGCTCAGGCGGTGGTCCTTCTACAGGGCCCTCATCGCCGAGTTCGTCGCCACCCTACTCTTCCTCTACATCACCGTAGCCACCGTCATCGGCCACAAGAACTCACTCGGGGACTGCGGCGGCGTTGGCCTTCTTGGCATCGCCTGGGCCTTCGGCGGCATGATCTTCGTACTTGTCTACTGCACCGCCGGAATCTCTG GTGGTCATATTAACCCAGCTGTGACTTTTGGCCTTTTCTTGGCCCGCAAGGTCTCGCTCATCAGAGCCGTGGCTTACATGGTGGCCCAGTGCTTGGGAGCTATCGTCGGCGTTGGGCTGGTCAAGGCCTTCCAGAAGCACAAGTACAACTCCGTCGGCGGCGGCGCCAACTCTGTGGCTAGTGGCTACAGCAAGGGCACGGCTCTGGGAGCTGAGATCATCGGCACCTTCGTCCTCGTCTACACCGTCTTCTCGGCCACCGACCCCAAGAGGAGCGCACGCGACTCCCACGTGCCT GTTTTGGCTCCACTGCCCATTGGGTTTGCTGTGTTTATTGTGCACCTCGCAACAATCCCCATTACTGGAACTGGAATCAACCCAGCAAGGAGTTTCGGCGCTGCTGTGATCTACAACAACGATAAAATCTGGGATGACCAC TGGATCTTCTGGGTCGGACCATTTGTGGGAGCACTGGCTGCGGCGGCGTACCACCAGTACATTCTGAGGGCGGCGGCGCTCAAGGCGTTGGGATCCTTCCGCAGCAACCCAACCAACTAA